AATAGGGATTAAAAAAACTGACTAACTCATCTTATAGAGAAGTGGTAAAATATAAAAATGAATAATTCAATAAACAACCATAGCCTCTAGGCTATGAAGATAAGTAGATGCGCGTAACTCTAAAACAACTTCAAGCTTTTGAAACCGTCGTTCGTAATGCCAGCTTTTCGCTGGCGGCGCAAGAAATGCACGTTAGTCAGCCGACTGTGTCAAAACAAATCAAGGCCTTACAAGACGAAATTGGTTTACCCTTGCTGGAGCAAGTCGGGAAGAAAATTTTTCTAACCGAGGCGGGCGAAAAACTCCATCATACCTGCCATCAATGGTTAAAAAGCTGGGATGCTTTTGAGCAAGCTATTGCCAATATAAAAGGGATGACCAGCGGACGCTTGCGAATTGCTACGGTTACCACAACCAAATACTTCATGCCCAAGCTGATTGCCCGATTTTGCCAAGCCTATCCTGGTGTCGATGTGCACTTGGAGATTCTCAATCGTGAAAGGGTCATGGAGCGCCTGGAACGCAACGAAGATGATATCTATATTATGGGCGTACCACCCGAAAACTCAGCGATTCAAGTGGTGCCTTTTTTAGCCAACAGCCTATTAATGATTGCCCCGCTTGACCATCCGCTTTGTCAAAAAAAGGCGATTGCGCTCAGTGAAATAGCAAACGAACCTTTTATTTGTCGCGAACCTGGTTCGGGCACACGGCTGCAAATTGAAAAACTCTTTGCGACACATCAACTCAAACTTAACATTCGCTTAGCCATAGGTAGCAATGAAGCGATCAAACAAGCGGTCGCAGGTGGTTTGGGGTTATCTATTTTATCGAGCAGCACGCTGGTACATGAAACCAAAGATAATGAATTGGCTATTTTAGATGTGCAAGGCTTTCCGGTGCAAGGTAGTTGGTATTGGGTGCAACATAAGGATAAACAGCTTTCTATTATTGCTAAGGCGTTTTACGAATTTTTATTGGCGAATATCGCGCCCTTTCAAACCTAGGGATTGCAGTATTGACAATAACGCGGGTCTTCGAACTCCTTGCCATGGGGAAACAACTGTTCTTGCTGATAATGACAGTGCTGGCAACCATAGGTATAGCTTCGCACCGACTCGGTTGGCATAGCACAAGCTTCGCAAGGCAAGCCTTTATTGACGCGAATCACATCAAAACCGGGCATGGCACATTGCGGACAACAGCTCTGTGCTTTCGTTACTAATTGCTGTGCCGCCTGTGCAATCACCTGCATCCGCGTGGGATTATACATAGCACGCATGTCGGTTTCAGCGTAAACCAGGCCTGGTGACTGGGCTTGCAAACTTTCAAATGCCGCTCGCAGCGCCTGTTCGCAGCTAATACCCTTAAAAATAGGCTGGTATTGCGATGCGCTAGGTCGCAAAATCAGCCCATGCGACGGAAAACGAACCTGCGTTGCAAACGCCAGCATCGCCGACCAGGACTCAATTTCCTGGCCAGCAAAGTTGGTGTCTAATGATAAACAGCGGCCAATAAGTTCTATATTATATCGGGTGTCTTTAAACATCACCAGTTCGTCATCCGCTGGCACAAAGTACATGGTTGGATGCGGGCCAAACGAACCCTCGCTGGCCACCACTAAATCCACGCCGGCTGCCGCTAATGCCAAATCACACTTTTTACGCAGGGTGGTTAGCGGATCATCTGCACGGGCTACTTCACCGGAAAAAGTCCCCAACTGATCGGTATCAAGGTCATTGATTACCAAGCAATCAACCCCTAGCCCCTGACTTAAGACCGGCGCTAGCACCTGTTCTTTTTGGTGCTGGGTGGCAATAACTAGCCGACGCCCCCTAAACAAATCGGTCAAGGTGCCTTCTGCTCCACAACTAACGCCAAGCCTAACTGACTCGCATCAAACTCGCCGTGATGATAGGCCAAATGACCATTAACCCAGGTTGAGCAGATACGCGAATGCAACTGAGTGCCTTCCAGGGGCGACCAACCACACTTGTATAAAATATTATCTTTACTGACTGTCCAGCTGGCATTTAAATCGACCAGCACCAAATCGGCATAGTAACCTTCGCGAATAAAACCGCGTTTCGACATCCGATAAAAACTGGCTGGATTATGGCACATTTTCTCGACAATTTTGGCTAATGAAATCACCCCTTGACGATAAAACTCCAACATAATATGTAACGAGTGTTGCACCATCGGCGCGCCCGACATGGATTGAAAATACGGCTGATCTTTTTCGGCTTCGGTATGGGGGGCGTGATCGGTGGTAATAAAATCAATGCGATCATCCAACAACGCTTGCATCAGTCCTTGACGATCCTGTTCGGTTTTAATCGCCGGATTCCATTTAATCCGCGTGCCTAAGCGTGCGTAATCTTGGTCATTAAACCAAAGATGATGCACCGATACTTCGGTAGTAATTCGTTTTTCGCTTAAGGGAATATCGTTGCGGAACAAGGCGGTTTCAGCAGCGGTGGTTAGGTGCAAAATATGCAAGCGTGCATGATGCTTATTTGCCAAGGCAATCGCACGCTCGGTCGCTTCAAAACAAGCCTGCTCACTGCGAATGATCGGATGACATTCAATCGGCACATCCTCACCATATTGCGCGCGGAACAGCTCTTCATTGGCTTCGACCAGCTGTTCTTTTTCCGAATGAATGGCAATAATCGCCGGACAGCCAGCAAACAATTTTTCGAGGGTGTGCGGGTTATCGGCCAGCAAATTGCCCTTCTTGGTAAAGTACAAGCCATCATCCGATACCGCTAACAAACTTGCAGTATCAGTTTTCAGCACTTCGTCAAGATTGTCGTCATTCACGCCAAGAAAAAAGCCGAAGTTGGCGAGTGACTTTTGCGCGGCTAGGGCATATTTTTCCTCTAACAGCGGCATCGACAACACATTCGGACGGGTATTGGGCATATCAATATAGGAGGTAACGCCACCGGCTACTGCCGCACGGCTTTCGGTCGCTATATCACCTTTGTGAGTCAGGCCAGGTTCACGAAAATGCACTTGGCCATCAATCACACCAGGTAACAAAAATAAACCGCTGGCATCAACCACGACAACATCATCAGCGGCGGCGGCGACAAGCTGTCCAATCGCGCTAATGAACTGACCTTCAATCAACACATCAGCTTGTTCAACACGGCCTTCATTGACCATCATGGCATTTTTAATCAAGGTTTTTTTCATCGCTATCTGCTTCCTTTTATTGAATCTTCTACTCGGATTTAATTTTACAATGGCTGAGACGTTTAAAGCGCCAAACGGCAAACCCGCCCATAGTCTTAGCTAGTTATATACAGGGTGCGGTGTTCTAGCTTAGGCTTGAGCGAATTGGTCTGTTGCCATAAAATCTTGCCACCAGGCCTGGACGTCTTGCGGTTTACCCAACAAGAAGCCCTGCAGCTCAAGCTGGCTAAATTGTGCCAGTAGTTGTCGCTGTTCTGGTGTTTCAATACCCTCGGCAACAACTAAAAGATGCATCTGTTGCGCCATCGCATAAATAGCGGGCACCAAGCTTCGCTCAACGCCATATTTTTCCAGCCCTAAAATAAAGCTACGATCAATTTTAAGCTCGTCCACCGGTAGGTGCTGTAGATAGCTTAACGATGAATAACCGGTGCCAAAGTCGTCAATAGAAAACATAACTCCCATTGCTTTTAACTGGTGCATTTTGGTCACAATTTCATCCAAATCATCCAAAAACAGGCTTTCAGTAATCTCCAGCATCAAGCCGTGCGCAAGCGCGCCAGCAGCGGCAAGATGCGCCTGACAACTGGCAACAAAATCGTTTTGCCTAAAATGGCGTGGACTAATATTAACCGCAACTCGAATACTGGCGTTATGTTGTTGTAACTGCGCCAATAATTGACAGGCATGCTCCATTACCCAATTGCCTAAGTCGATAATTAAATTCGACTCCTCAGCCATCGCAATAAAAAAATTAGGCGCTAGTAATCCCTTGTCGGGGTGTTGCCAGCGCACTAAGCATTCCAAACCAACCAAGCTATCATTTTGCTTAAATTGGGGTTGCACAAACAAACGTAATTGGCTCTCTCTAATCGCTTGCGCCAGGCTTTGTTGCAACTGATGACGCTCGATAGATTGGGCAAGCAACTGTTCGTTAAATATCCTTAAACCCTGGCCAGGTTGCTGACGCGCTTCTTGGATAGCCATCCCGGCTTGATTAAACACCTGGTTAATGGCATCACCACTGGTCTGATGTTGGGCATTGAATAACAAAGGCGCGACTCCAACACCCACTTCAAAATCATAGGTTTCACCCTTAACCTCCATGGGTGGCTGCAAACTGATCAACACTCGCTGACCCATCATTTTTAGCCATTCGTCCACCTCATTAAAGCGCGCTTTGTTTTCGCAAAATACCGCAAACTGATCAGCGGCCAAGCGTGCCACGACGCCACTGTCAGCAAAACTTCGCTCTAAGCGCTTGGCAACCAAACGCAAAACCTCGTCGCCAACATTGATACCATGCTGTTGATTAATAAATTTAAACCGCGCTATATTCAACAGCACCAAACAACCCGCCACCGGCACAATCTGCGGCTGGTGAAGCACTTGATCCATTATTTCTAAAAGTTTATTGCGATTTGCCATCTGGGTAACACTGTCTTGATACAGCAGCTCGGCAATCCGTTGTTCACGCTCTTTGATGGCGGTGATGTCGTGTTGAATCGCCAGAAAATGGGTAACCTCATGCTGTTCATTTGCAACCGGCGACATAATCGCCCGACTGGGATATATTTCACCATTTTTGCGGCGGTTAGACAATTCGCCGCGCCAGACCTTGCCGGCGCTTAGGGTCTGCCACATATCCTGGTATACCGCTTTAGCGGTTTGACCGGACTGCAACAATCGGGGGTTATGCCCTTTTAACTCGGCAATTTGGTAACCTGTTACCCGTTCAAAGCTTGGGTTCATATAAATCAGCCGACCCTGCTTATCAGTGATCGCAACCGAATCGGGGCTTTGCTCGACCGCTTGGCTTAACAACCGCACCTGGTCTAAAGCGTCAACTAAGCGTTGTTGCTCTTGTTTAAGCTGTCTTTGGCGTTGAATAAGTCGCAACATAATCACACTGATGAGCAGCACAACAATCAAAAAAATGGCTATCAGTTCAGTAAGCCACTGATCAATTAGATCGGTAGGCGTTAGTTGCAAACTGTCAAAAGGTTCCAAACGCAATTCGCGCATTAAAAGGTCGATAGACCGGTAATCACCTGGAATGGTAAAACCGCCAATCTGCATCGAATGCGCCAGCTCACCCGCTAGTGGAATTGCGAGGATGCTCGCTGCAACTTGACGGGCTACATCTTTATCGACATGATATAAGGCCGCAAAAGGCCATTCAGGGTATAAAGCGGTACTGGTGACAAACGGAAAGTCCGCAAAACGCTGCGCATTGAGTAGTTTAATTTGGCGCATATCGAGTAGATTATTGGCTACCAGGTTTTCTAACACGCCGGTGCGCACAAAACCCACATCCGCCTCACCGGATAATACCGCGATGACTGCATTATCCTGGCGCTGCCCGGTTTCAATTAAGGTCGCACCTTTTGGTAGGCGTATGCCATGCTGCAATAACTCAAACGCCTGCATTTGATAGCCTCCCAAGGATGACCTACTTCCCGCAGCAATGGTTTTGCCTTTGACATCACGCAAGGTAGCGATATCATCACGATGACTGGCGGTAAAAATAACTCCACCAAAGCGGTCGGTGATAAACTCACCTTCAAAGTTGAGCATCGACGCCAAGGGCGAAGTTAAACTGTTACGATAGGTGATCAAGACATAATGCGCCGGCTGAGTTAAAATAAAATCAACCTGACGCAGCTTAACCGCCCGCTCCAACTCATCCATATAATAAATAGCGGCCTCAAACCGATAGCCCGGCAATTGCTGGTTTAAGTAATCAATTAACGGTTGCCAACGCTGTGTCGTTAGGGCTTTATCCCGAAACGCCAAAATACCCACCGTATAGAAGGTGGGCTGGGCACTCGCTTGCTCAGTACCAGGCTCTGCCTTGAGCGCAGGGCTGCCAAACACAAAACTAAATAGCCACAATGCTATAACCAAAAACAAACTTTTATTTATATTCATCTGCAAAAGCATCGACTTTAACCTTTCGTTCTAACGCGGCAATATGCTGTTCTGCTTGCGCTCGCCATTCATCGGCAACCACAAGCTGGCTAATATCGGCTTGCTCTTGCAACAACTGTGTCATTTTTTCAAGCGAATTGGCAACACTTATCGCTGCTTGTTGTGGATAATTGGGTAGAACGGCCTTCAGTCGCTGGTTGTCAGGGTGCGCTAGCAATATTCTGGCGTGTTTGAACGCTTTGGAATGATTCAACCAGCGCGTGAGACAAGCCAATAAGCTCGCGCGTTCAATCGGCTTGGCTAAATGTTCATTCATGCCCGCAGCCAACGCCTTCTCCCTATCCTCTGCCATCGCCGCTGCGGTTAATGCAATAATTGGCACCTGGGTATTAAAACGGCGAATCGCGCGGGTGGCTTGATAGCCATCCATAATCGGCATTTGAACATCCATCAGAATCAAATCATAGTGAGCTAACTTCAGCTTATTCAAAGCTTGCTCACCATTAGCGGCCACTTCATAGTCAAGCCCTAATTGGTTGAGTAACGCGCCAGAGACCTGCTGATTAATCTCATTGTCTTCAACCAACAACACCCGCCCGCTCAAACCCTGCTGCTGTTTAACCAACCAGGCCTGCTGAGAGGTTTGCTGCGCGCTACGCTCAAGCTGTGCAACCTCCTGCGGCGAAGCGGCAACCAGCGGCAACCTAAATGAAAAAACACTGCCTTGTCCCAGATCGGATTGGATTTTAATGGATTCGCCTCCCATAAGCTGCACTAATTTATCACTAATCACTAAACCTAAGCCGGTGCCGCCATATTGGCGGGTAATCGAGTCATCCGCTTGAGAGAAAGGCTTAAATAACCGCTGCTGTTGCTCAAGCGAGATGCCTTTGCCGGTATCTTGCACTTCAAAATGAATGGCTTCAGCTGCCATCTCATCCAGACGAATCACAGGCGACACGCGCAAAGTGATTGCCCCCAAGTCGGTGAACTTTATGGCATTGCTAAGTAGATTAATTAAAACCTGACGCAAACGCAGTTCATCCGCAACAAAATGATTGGCCAACTTAGGATCAAGTTCAAGCGTTACATTCAATCCTTTTTTAAGCGCTTGCGGACGGTAGAGTTCAACCAATTCAACCAACAACCGATGTAAATCAAAACAACGCACATCCAGCGTAAAGTGGCCGGCTTCAATTTTAGAAATATCTAAAATGTCATTGATAATGCCCAATAACAAACTGGCGGAATAGTGAATTTTTTGCAAACGCAGATGCACCTGATCAAGGTTATGCTCCTTCAGTGCCAGCTCACTTAGGCCAATAATACTATTCATCGGTGTGCGAATTTCATGGCTCATATTCGCCAAAAAACTTGACTTGGCTTGGTTCGCCTGCCCGGCAATGCGGGTTTGTTCAATTAATTGCTGATTGAAGTGCTCCAGCTGGGTAATATCCACCAGCGTAATCAAGTAAAGCCCAAGTTTTTCACTATAGACACCGCTGCATTTAAACACGGTTCGCTGCCCTTGAAAGCCCACAATGGCTTTATGCTCACGCTTGGGCTCCGACAAGATCACCTCTATCCACTCCATCGCGTGGTGATTGTATAAGTAACCTTCTTGGTGCACGAAAAGGCCGCAAATACAACGGTAATCACGTTTAAACGCCGCCAAAGAGGCATAATAACCCTTAAAAAACTTCAAAAACCCGCCACTAACATCGACTAGCTCTTGGCCGTTGTTTACCAAAACAATTTCGTCTTGTGAGGCTAAGAGCTCTTGGCTGTAGGTATTGGCGGCTTGGGCTTTTTTGACCCAAAAAATTAATACCACCAAACTGGTCAATAAAGCCATCAACAATAGCAATACCCAAATCAGTGCCTTACCATACTGAGCCGTCAAATCTTGCCAACTAATGGTCGGCTGTTGATCAAACGGTGGCAACCGCAATGCACGTGATAGCTGCTCAACACTTAGATAGTCGACTGGTACACTGAAACCATAAATAGCGCTGTCACTGTGTTGTAAATCGTCTAATTCAAATCTCAACAAGGCCGCTGTAATATGGCGCTTAGCTTGTTCTGATACATGCGGCATCGCAAACACCGGCCACTCGGGATACAAACGAGTTGATAGCAGATGCGGGAAGTCCGGGCGATATTGCGCATTCAGCACTTTAAGTTGACTAATATCCAACTTTTCGCTTGCCACCATCTCTTCAAGGATGCCAGCGCGAATAAATCCGACATCGGCATCACCGTTCAACACCGCATTCACCGTGGCTTGGTGCGAACCGACAAATTGAATGTTGTGCTTTTTAGGCTGAACTCCGGCAAGCAGCAGCTCATACAGCTGCACACGATAACCGCCCGTGAAGTCTTCCCCCGGTGCTGCTATGCGGCGAGAAGCAAGATCTACTAAATTGTTCACTTGTTGATTGTCGGCACGCGCTATGATTGTGCCGCCCAATAAATTAAGCGCTTGCCCTTGATTATTTCTGGCCAAGGTGACCAGTGCACCCGTGACATCAAACTGATGACGCGCTATTAAAAAGTGGGTTGGATTGGTGGCAACAAAATCAAGTGTTCGCTGCTGAAGGCCTTGATAAATCTGCTCCCGATTAAGCACTTGCAACTCAAGTTTCTCATGCACCAAGGTTTGGTTGATGGCCGCGATAATTGTGGCAAATTCTTGATTAGTAATTACCTCCCCCTTGCAAGCAAACACCGCTAATTGATACACCTGTTTGGTTGTGTTAGCTGATACGGCTACGGGCTGTGCAAAGGTAGTTACACCAGTTAGTGCTAGGCCAATTGCTAGCAGATAGGGCAGGAAACGTTTTATCATGGCTTAATTTCGGTTAGTTGTAGGTTTGGCTTGAACAGTTAGGTCTATTAAGCAGTATTTAGTGAACTTTTACATAACAATTCCAATACCAAAAGCAAACTTAATTTAAGTTTTATTCTTTAGCATAGCTGATTAACAACGCAGTTTCAAGTAATAACAGAAGGTTCAAAATGTCTTATCCAATGCAAAGCTAAACACGCCACCTTGGTTTTAGTCACGCTCAGTGAGATGCCTGACTAACACCGGGGCTTTAACTGGGTACCCGTCGGCATAAACTTGAACAATTTCACGACTTATTTCGAACCACCCGCAAAACCTTGTTAAGGGTTTTAGGACCTGCATTTAGGCGCCTAAAATGCCAGGGGTCAGATAACTGACCATCAAAGCAAGACACCAAACTCAGCTTTACAGGGCACGCTGTTGATCAGTTTGAACAGATGAGGTAAACGCGTTTTTTGCATTTCACCGGTGTCGCTATTACGGGGGTTAAAAGCATTCCTCATCGCACCGGCACCTTTTTTGTTGTTTAATAGGTACTTCAAACAAGGAGTGTCAGAAATGAAACAATTTCTATTAAAAGTGATGCCATGTCTGTTCGCTTAAAGTGGATTAGCTTGTGGCTGGTTTTTGGTTTTGTCATGTTGGCCGTGTTTATCGCTAGTCATCAGTATTTGCTTAAAAGCACGATGTTATACTATGCTGATCAGCGCGATATCCAGCGTTTAGAGCGCTTAGTGGGTAATTTGGAGTTTCTACTTCAACAACAAGGGCTAACCTCCATTAATGATTTTGATCCTTTTTATTGGCGTCCGTTAATCCAAACCTCAAGACGTACTGATTTATCTCAATTTGAACGCCCTATCGAGGAGCACTTGATACGTAATAAAGGCCGATCGAACTCCAACAATCCAAACCAAGCCTTTAGTTTCGAAAATAGAGTTAGCCTGCTCGATAATCAGGGCAACCTTAAACAGGGTACCATTCAAAAAAAGTACGACTTGATTTTACCGGTTAAAATCGACCATCAAATTGTCGCTCAACTTGGATACATGAGTTCAACCATCGTCAACGCTCAGGCAGACCTTGAGCTGGCCGAGATGCAAAAAAAAGCCGTGTTAATCAGTACTCTTGTCATCGCCTTGATTGGTCTTATTTTGTTATGGCCGGTTAATTATCTGCTCATTATGCCGATTAAAACCTTAGCAACAGGCTTAACAAGCCTTGCGTCAGGCAAATACAAACACCGCTTGAATGTGAAAACCAGCGATGAATGGGGCCAACTTAGCCAGCATTTTAATCATCTAGCCCTAACACTTGAGCAAGCTAAAAAATCGAGAAGCCAATGGGTTGCCAGCACCTCACATGAGTTGCGAACCCCAGTCACAGTTTTACGCTCTTCAATTGAGTCCATGCTAGAAGGAGTGCGTCCTGTCAATGAACAAAACCTCACCCGACTCCATGATGAAGTAATACTCCTTAATAGGCTAATTGACGATCTGTACCAATTATCGCTGCATGACGTCGGTAGCTTGAACTATCAAATGGATTATCTTGATTTAGGCACCCTTGTTAATCAGGTTGCACAAACACATCAGCCTAAAATTGACAATAAGGGCTTAGTGCTCAGGCTCAAACTAGCCTCCAATATCCCACCTATTTTTGGGGATAAGAAGCGCCTGATACAATTATTCAACAACCTAGTCCTGAACGCTATCGCTTACACTGATGCCACACAGCAGAATGGGCAAGCGGGTCAAATTCTAATTAAGCTGACTGCCGATAATCATAATGTATTTTTCGAAATCAGCGACTCCCCCCCTGCGGTTAGCGAAGAAGAGCTAAGCCACTTAACTGACTATCTGTATCGGGCAGCAAGCTCACGTAATCGTCAATCGGGCGGATCTGGGTTAGGTTTAACTATTTGCCAAAAAATAGCCCAATCTCACCAGGCTCACCTTACCTTCTCAGCATCCGAGCTGGGTGGGCTGAGGGTAAGATTGACGTTTCCATTTAAAGGAGGCATCACATGACACCCGCTCATATTTTACTGGTTGAAGATGAATACAAAATTGCTGAAGTGCTACAAGAATACCTGCAGGGACATGGTTATCGTGTAAGCCATTTAAACCATGGTAAAAACCTGCTAGATTGGCTGTCCAAACACCCCGTAGATGTCATTCTCCTGGATGTTATGCTGCCCGGCACTGATGGCTTAGAACTCTGTCAGAAAATCCGCCAAACTAGCCAAGTACCCATTGCCTTGATCACCGCCAAGGTTGAAGAAGTAGATCGTATTCTAGGCTGGGAAATGGGAGCCGATGATTATATTTGTAAACCCTTTAGTTTACGTGAGGTATTATCAAGGGTAAAAGCCCTAGTCCGTCGTGCTCAACCGCAGTCAGGCCCCCTCCATAATAACCAGGCCTGGTTGCTTGACGTGAATAAATTTAAAGTCTTTTATCAAAATAAGTCTGTGGACTTATCTGCCATTGAGTGTGCCATTTTGCGACTGCTAAGCCAGTCTCCCGGTCGCATTTTTTCTCGCAACCAACTAATGAATGCCATCTACACCGATAACCGCGTGGTGTCTGACCGAACCATTGATAGTCATATTAAAAAACTTCGCCATAAAATGTCAGCCGTTTTTGGTGAAGTGGAATTAATTTACTCAGTTTATGGCGCAGGGTATAAATTTGAACCACCTGAAAACTAAAACAAACTTCATTACAAAATCTTGTCCATTTGAGTCGTTTTCTTTGCACTTTTCAACTCAATACTAATGCTGAGTCTTCGATAACGTCAAACTTTTAAACATTACCCAGGAGAGTTAACATGCAACATTTAACAACTAAAAGTATTTTCATCGCTACCGGCTTAACGCTGAGTCTTTTCGCCGCTCAAGGGCTACAGGCTAAAGGGCCATGCGCTAAAAATTCAGATGGCATCCATGCCAAATATGAGTGCGGTGAGTCACAAGGCAATCGTGCATCACGTGGTGAACATAGCGAACGTGGTAAACATAGTGAACGTGGTAAACATAGTGAACATAGTGAACATAGTGAGCATGGTAAACAATTAGCCAGAGATGAACGCATGCACAGCCGCCTAACCCAAAAACTAACCCTAACCGAAAACCAACAGGCTGAATTAAAAACCCTGCTTGCGCAAAGACACAGTGAGCGTGAAGCTAAAAGAGAGCGGTTCACAGCCAACCTAAATGCAATCCTAACCAAAGAGCAGCAACAAATACTTGCTAGAGAATAATGTGAGCTAGCACATATAAAAAACCCACCAGGCCTGGTATCAGACCGGTGGGATTTTATTTTAACGAGCGGTGTAAGGCGT
The nucleotide sequence above comes from Thiomicrospira sp. R3. Encoded proteins:
- a CDS encoding response regulator encodes the protein MTPAHILLVEDEYKIAEVLQEYLQGHGYRVSHLNHGKNLLDWLSKHPVDVILLDVMLPGTDGLELCQKIRQTSQVPIALITAKVEEVDRILGWEMGADDYICKPFSLREVLSRVKALVRRAQPQSGPLHNNQAWLLDVNKFKVFYQNKSVDLSAIECAILRLLSQSPGRIFSRNQLMNAIYTDNRVVSDRTIDSHIKKLRHKMSAVFGEVELIYSVYGAGYKFEPPEN